One stretch of Zootoca vivipara chromosome 8, rZooViv1.1, whole genome shotgun sequence DNA includes these proteins:
- the HDAC3 gene encoding histone deacetylase 3: MAKTVAYFYDPDVGNFHYGAGHPMKPHRLALTHSLVLHYGLYKKMIVFKPYQASQHDMCRFHSEDYIDFLQRVSPNNMQGFTKSLNAFNVGDDCPVFPGLFEFCSRYTGASLQGATQLNNKICDIAINWAGGLHHAKKFEASGFCYVNDIVIGILELLKYHPRVLYIDIDIHHGDGVQEAFYLTDRVMTVSFHKYGNYFFPGTGDMYEVGAESGRYYCLNVPLRDGIDDQSYKHLFQPVINQVIEFYQPTCIVLQCGADSLGCDRLGCFNLSIRGHGECVEYVKSFNIPLLVLGGGGYTVRNVARCWTYETSLLVDEAISEELPYSEYFEYFAPDFTLHPDVSTRIENQNSRQYLDQIRQTIFENLKMLNHAPSVQIHDVPSDLLNYDRTDEPDPEERGSEENYSRPEASNEFYDGDHDNDKESDVEI, from the exons ATGGCGAAGACGGTGGCCTACTTCTACGACCCGGACGTGGGGAACTTCCACTATG GAGCGGGACATCCCATGAAGCCTCATCGCTTGGCACTGACCCACAGTCTGGTTCTGCACTATGGACTCTATAAGAAGATGATT GTATTTAAGCCATATCAAGCATCTCAGCATGATATGTGCCGCTTTCATTCAGAAGATTACATTGACTTCCTTCAGCGAGTGTCTCCAAATAACATGCAAGGATTCACCAAGAGCCTCAATGCTTTCAATGTGGGGGATGACTG TCCAGTGTTCCCAGGGCTGTTTGAATTTTGTTCTCGATATACTGGGGCTTCATTGCAAGGAGCAACACAACTGAATAATAAG ATCTGTGATATTGCAATAAACTGGGCTGGAGGTCTGCACCACGCCAAGAAGTTTGAG gctTCTGGGTTTTGTTATGTCAATGACATTGTGATCGGCATCTTGGAGCTGCTCAA ATATCACCCACGTGTCCTGTACATTGACATAGATATCCATCATGGAGATGGTGTTCAGGAGGCTTTTTATTTGACAGACCGTGTCATGACGGTGTCCTTTCACAAATATGGAAACTACTTCTTCCCTGGTACAG GTGACATGTACGAAGTGGGAGCTGAGAGTGGCCGTTACTACTGCCTGAATGTACCTTTGCGTGATGGCATTGATGACCAAA GTTACAAACACCTCTTCCAGCCAGTCATTAATCAAGTTATAGAGTTCTATCAGCCCACGTGCATAGTGCTGCAG TGTGGTGCTGACTCGCTAGGTTGTGATCGTCTTGGTTGCTTTAACCTCAGCATAAGAGGACATGG GGAATGCGTAGAATATGTAAAGAGTTTCAACATACCCCTCCTGGTGTTAGGAGGAGGTGGCTACACAGTTCGCAATGTGGCCCGGTGCTG GACTTATGAAACATCATTACTTGTAGATGAAGCAATTAGTGAGGAGCTTCCATATAGTG AGTACTTTGAATACTTTGCTCCAGACTTTACCCTCCACCCTGATGTCAGCACTCGAATTGAAAATCAGAACTCGAGGCAG TACTTAGATCAAATTCGGCAAACTATATTTGAGAATTTGAAGATGCTGAACCATGCACCCAGCGTCCAGATCCATGACGTCCCTTCTGATTTGCTGAATTATGATCGCACAGATGAGCCTGATCCTGAAGAGAGAGGTTCCGAGGAGAACTACAGCAG GCCAGAGGCTTCAAATGAGTTCTACGATGGTGACCATGATAACGATAAAGAAAGTGATGTGGAGATATGA
- the RELL2 gene encoding RELT-like protein 2, producing MSEHSNDEGEDDADHEHSVSMLFLLVLVFFVMGLVGFLICHVLKKKGYRCRTFRDELDSDNKESLTQLKDDEDEELNEDTVEKIVKCIIQNEANVEVLKEMLGDGDVDLPLPVPVPSSLCPHRNSQDAGLPHHHTVHLGSTQAPCIHCSRKKRHPLHRQGRSKEGKGKMHPGETTVFSVGRFHVTHIGKKQDESLPGSKQDLGSADANQEAHSNEKLPWEGSQNGIVHTGEFQQNGLQQADLESEKGPKEEWADESTQGEGPLNTMANSDASMNGPERKENPKPCSLQEASLLGTATSNSSETNCSTGPKCLGSEDLERLDKGVAASEDEGVQRAANDVSEKATSRLDISGNEINRTTNSTELQEQRLVVQDPGVSM from the exons ATGTCGGAGCACAGCAACGACGAGGGGGAGGACGATGCCGACCACGAGCACAGCGTTTCCATGCTGTTCCTGCTGGTCCTGGTCTTCTTCGTCATGGGACTCGTGGGATTCCTCATTTGCCACGTCCTGAAGAAGAAGGGCTACCGCTGCCGGACATTCCGGGATGAGCTCGACTCTGATAACAAGGAGTCTCTGACCCAGCTGAAAGATG ATGAAGATGAGGAGCTGAATGAGGACACTGTAGAGAAGATAGTGAAGTGCATCATTCAGAATGAAG CAAATGTGGAAGTCCTGAAGGAAATGCTGGGAGATGGTGACGTTGATCTCCCACTGCCGGTCCCTGTGCCCAG CAGCCTCTGCCCACATCGCAACAGCCAAGATGCTGGCCTGCCCCATCACCACACGGTGCACTTGGGCTCAACGCAAGCACCTTGCATTCACTGCAGTAGGAAAAAGAGGCACCCGCTGCATCGCCAGGGCCGGTCCAAGGAGGGCAAGGGCAAGATGCACCCTGGGGAGACCACGGTCTTCTCTGTGGGCAG atttcatGTCACCCATATTGGGAAGAAACAGGACGAGTCTCTCCCTGGTAGCAAACAGGACCTTGGATCTGCTGATGCAAACCAGGAAGCCCACAGCAACGAGAAACTCCCATGGGAGGGGTCCCAGAATGGAATAGTTCACACAGGCGAATTTCAGCAAAATGGACTCCAGCAGGCAGATCTTGAAAGTGAAAAGGGGCCCAAGGAAGAATGGGCAGATGAATCCACTCAAGGAGAAGGCCCCTTGAACACAATGGCCAACTCAGATGCCTCTATGAATGGACCAGAGAGGAAAGAAAACCCCAAGCCCTGCTCATTGCAAGAGGCCAGCCTCCTAGGGACTGCAACAAGCAATTCGTCCGAGACAAACTGCTCTACTGGACCCAAGTGCCTTGGGTCAGAGGATCTGGAGAGGCTGGATAAGGGTGTGGCTGCCTCTGAGGATGAGGGTGTTCAAAGGGCAGCTAATGATGTATCAGAAAAAGCAACATCCAGACTAGATATATCAGGAAACGAGATCAATAGAACAACAAACAGCACAGAACTCCAG GAGCAGAGGCTGGTGGTGCAAGACCCAGGAGTATCCATGTGA